Sequence from the Aegilops tauschii subsp. strangulata cultivar AL8/78 unplaced genomic scaffold, Aet v6.0 ptg001176l_obj, whole genome shotgun sequence genome:
ATGGATCCCAATTTCTTTGCACCCGCAGTGACCCAAATTTGAGCCTCCATCTTGATGTTAGCTAGTAGAACCGTCGGCGCAGGGCACTCTTAAGTTGGAAGATGTTAGATAGTTGAACTGTCGGCGGGCACTCTTGAGTTGGAAGATGCGAGCATTCCTTTCATTTCAGATTGTCCAAGAGGTGAGCATGGAGATGGTAGCCATGGCCTTCCTATTCGGTATGGTATAGTCGGAGAGCCCGGTCCACCACGCTTTGGTTGATCGTGCCAAGTGCCAAGTAGAAGTGTTGATGCTTTCGAGATGGAGCCAATCTTTTATCATTTCCTAAAGTCTAGTAGTGTACCGGCATCTGAAGAGGAGGTGGCCGATGGATTCTTGCACGCGCTTGCAAACAGGACAAGGCCCGCAATTGGACCACCCCCTGTTGGCCAAATGGTCGGCACTCCATACCATATTTTGCATGGCCAACCACGCGAAAAATTTGACCTTGGGCGGGGCCAAGTAGGTAGACTTGGCAGTGTATATCCCGCTCTCTATGTGTTTCCACACAATGTCGTGTTTAGCGTGCACCAAAAGAGGAAGTCGCGGATGATGGACCAAAGCTCAATAAATTGTCGAAGATGTTCGAAGGTGAAGTTTGGAGCGATCTTAATCTTGCGAACCCAAGCATCAGCCTGGAGGGCTTCCCAAAATTTCCATGTCTTCCGAaagatcttcatcatcatcaccactGTCATCCCCTCGTCGTCCACACCCTTATCATTATAACGTTACGAACCCTAGTGGGTCGTCTTGTGTGTTACTTGTATCATTCACTCATGTTTGTCATTACCCCAGGCCGTGGCCCACCCAGAATTTTTGGCAAAAAAATAATTAGTACTCGTATACCATATATACTAGTTCAACCAAGACAAGACAAGGTCCAAGGAGATCGTGCGTGCCTCCTTTTTTTTTTTCTACTCGTGGATTGCTCCCTCGTGTATACGATGGCTCACGTAACCACCGATCCGCTAATTTTGTGTGCTAATCCTAGTACGCCTAGGATATCGGGAATGAGGGAGTACAATTCTGTTTCCACAGCTAGCCCAGTCGATATAtactctctttttttttttgaaactcgATATATAGTTTCTCCTACATGAGGGACGAGTGCCTCAGATCACGATCCGAACTTGGCCACAGGCTCCAGCGGTCGCCGGCGGCGCCAGCACGCGGACAGCCGTACCGCGCCGGCCCCTCGCGGCCTCACCTCCTCCACCTCCAATCCCCCGTCTGCCTACCCTGGCCGGCAGGTTGCCCGTCGCAGCTCGGTCCCGCGGCCGCGCCACCAGAGACAGCACGCGAGCGCCGGAGCAGCCTAGAAGGACTTGGTAAGCCTGCTTCCGCTTGTTCATATTATCGACTGCCTGATGACCTGGTGTATTGTTGTGCCCTGCTGCCCCTATTAACCCTAAATCCTCAGTGCCCAATCCTGTGTTGCTGATATTTTCGGAATCCCCAACTTAATTCAGTTTTATAATTCTTGTGTTTGTTGTAATTGAAGAATCACGCGCATTTCAAACGTACGATGGAACTGCAGTGTTATGATATGAATCAATTGGCTGTTTATATTCTTCAGTTGCCAACTTTTTACCTCTGCGATTTTTTCTTCTTGACAAGTGCGCCACCATCCGATTTCTTTCTGGTCCGCCAATGCATTGAGCAGTTTTATCACGTCCGCTCTTCTGTTACTGCAATAGTCAATCCCTGTGTTGTGTCAAATTCACTAGTAGTTTCTTATGCTAGTTTGGTGTTACTTTTGTTGTACAATTGGCAAAAATGAAGAGACTATTATATTTATGTAAGACTATCGTTTCTTCCCAACTATTTGTATTTGCTAACTCTAAACATATTTGGTGAGCTATAACATTTATTGTAAATCCTATTTATATTGTTCTTTTCGGTAAGACTGTACTATATGTCATGCCAATATTTATTTTTTAATATGGGACAGGAACTTCGAAAATTTTCTGCTATACCATTGCCACTGAAAGCCATGCCGATGTTGCGTCGAGTGCGGCCTCGCACGTCTGGCGGTGAGGACCGCCTTAGTGCGCTCCATGACGATCTGATCCTCCTCATAGTAAGCAGGCTGGACACCCGAAGAGCGCTCTCCATGGCCATCCTCGCCAGGCGTTGGGTTCGCATCCCGCACAAGCTGTCCGCACTCGACTTCAGGGTGAGCGACATACTCCCGCCGGAGTACGAACGGACTGTCGCCCTTCGCCAACGCAACTTGCCGCGTGACGCCACTTTGGCCGGGACACTCGACGGTCTCAAGGCGCGATGTGAGATCGACACAATAAGGTCATTCGCAAACGGAATCACGAGCTTTTTAGAAGCGGACAGTGTCCATGACCGGCATGTAAAGACCCTCCGTCTCGAGTTTTTTCAGACATACAATAGCATTTGTGTGGACCGCCTTATCAATGTTGCAGTCGGTACATGGGGGGTGGAAGATCTGGAGGTTGTCGTCAGGCCATCGTCCGGTTATGATCAGACGCGGACATACAACTTCCCCCACAACTGCCTCAACCTTCGGTCTTGCCTTCGCAGCCTGACGTTGGGCAAGTACTGTGCACTGCCACCGCTGCATAACTACAGCATGCTTACTAAGCTCGTCCTGCATGACATGTCTGCTTCCACACCCGTGAACGTGTACGAGACGGTGTTCAGAGACTGCATCAGGCTGCAGGTGTTGTACCTCACGTCCTGCTCTTGTGCACATACCACTTTGGTGGTGGACGCGCCGTGTTCACATATCAGGGAGCTCGTCCTGGAAGAGTGCTCGTTTTTTGTGATCGAGCTGCGCGACCTCCCAATGCTTGTCCGTCTAGCATGCAGCCTAACCGACACTTCAAAGATTCTATTTGGCTCGGTTCCGAGCCTCATGGACACTAACCTTTCATTCTCTCTAGAGGATGATAGTATTGTGGCGGCACGGTGGATAAATGAGTTCGACTCGTTCCTCGGTATGTCCCCCACCATGGCGAACCTTATCATCCGATTTATTGGGCGGAGAACTTGGATTGGAGCCAGCAGTCCGGAGAAGAAGTTGCCGCACCTCAAAAGGCTCCTTGTCGCCGACCTGCCTTCAAATTGGGATATCTCATGGACACGtggcctcctcatggcctcgacATTTCTCGAGGTCATGCACATCCACGTGCCTCACTCAGAAACAGAGCCCGATTATCTGCGCGGGATGCATTGGTCGAAATCACGCAATGAGCTTCGGCACCATCACCTCAAGGAGCTGGTCGTGATTGGATACACGCAGCGTAACATATGgcttttgaagtatattgtgaggGTGTGCACATCGTTGCAACACATTGTTTTGCTGAAGGATGGCCATGTTCGGTACACTGGACTCTGGGATTGGCGGATGGTCGGGCAGCAAACATGTCCATGGAGCGATGATGAGAAAATGGTGGTGAGAAGAATGATGAAAAATTTCGGGCTCAGGCCTCTTCCTAAACTGATCTTGGGATGATCTCTTTATTTATTCTTATGTACACATTGTTATTGAACCTAGAGGGATCTTGTGATCGATGGGAAAAATATGTTTGTCAGTTTCACTCGATCGATGTCCATTTTCCAATTCCCAAACTAAATAGTAGTATAGTTTGTGGGAGTAGCACCAAGAGTATGCCAACATCCTTGGACGCCTGCAATCTCAAGCTTCAATGGTACCTGCAGGGCCAAGTAACTCCACAGCCACGTACTACGAACATGCCTCATCACAGGCACTCAGGGACTGCAGGCACCAGTTCGTATCATCCTGGTGCTGTGTATGGTTAATCTGATGGCAACGTTCGTGATCATCAACCGGCAATGGTGGAGCCAACATCTGAACAATGGGTGTACATAGATCAGTAAAATACTTTTACTCAAGTTTATTTATGCATAGTGTTAGGGAAATTTTAGGGTGTATTATAATACACCAGAGCACATGTATTATATGGGCGATCTAACGGATGAGAATAATTGTGCCTTTTTGAGCCCAAGGGTATTTTCGACCTAAATTTTTTTAAACTTTAATCGACCCAATTAGGTCCAGGGGTATTCTCGTCCTAAAATTTTCAATTAAATTAATTGCATTAATAAAGCACTTCATTATAGAGGTCCAATCATCGTGCGTACTCTTTTGAATTTCGGTTCGAGCGGTTCGTCCTCTCTCCTCCTCTCGAGCCCTAACCTCGGGCCCCCTCGATCGCCGCCGATCGCCCCCGGCGCCCTCGATCGGCGCCGATCGCACTCGCCGTGTCTACCCCTCCTGCTCCTACTTCCCCTCACTCCCTCCATCGCAAGTCACCCCAGTCGGGTCGCGACGCCAGATCTTCCGACGAGCCGCTAATCCACTCCTTCCCCGAGCCGACGCCACCTTCGCCAACCCGAGAGGCCACATCATCCTCATCGACGTGCATCAACTTTTTCACGCCGGATCTTCGCTGTAAGTGCCTAGCCCTCTCAAATCTTTTCTGGTCAAAAAATAGTACC
This genomic interval carries:
- the LOC141038072 gene encoding uncharacterized protein, giving the protein MPMLRRVRPRTSGGEDRLSALHDDLILLIVSRLDTRRALSMAILARRWVRIPHKLSALDFRVSDILPPEYERTVALRQRNLPRDATLAGTLDGLKARCEIDTIRSFANGITSFLEADSVHDRHVKTLRLEFFQTYNSICVDRLINVAVGTWGVEDLEVVVRPSSGYDQTRTYNFPHNCLNLRSCLRSLTLGKYCALPPLHNYSMLTKLVLHDMSASTPVNVYETVFRDCIRLQVLYLTSCSCAHTTLVVDAPCSHIRELVLEECSFFVIELRDLPMLVRLACSLTDTSKILFGSVPSLMDTNLSFSLEDDSIVAARWINEFDSFLGMSPTMANLIIRFIGRRTWIGASSPEKKLPHLKRLLVADLPSNWDISWTRGLLMASTFLEVMHIHVPHSETEPDYLRGMHWSKSRNELRHHHLKELVVIGYTQRNIWLLKYIVRVCTSLQHIVLLKDGHVRYTGLWDWRMVGQQTCPWSDDEKMVVRRMMKNFGLRPLPKLILG